A genomic region of Homo sapiens chromosome 4, GRCh38.p14 Primary Assembly contains the following coding sequences:
- the SHISA3 gene encoding protein shisa-3 homolog precursor — protein MRALLALCLLLGWLRWGPAGAQQSGEYCHGWVDVQGNYHEGFQCPEDFDTLDATICCGSCALRYCCAAADARLEQGGCTNDRRELEHPGITAQPVYVPFLIVGSIFIAFIILGSVVAIYCCTCLRPKEPSQQPIRFSLRSYQTETLPMILTSTSPRAPSRQSSTATSSSSTGGSIRRFSFARAEPGCLVPSPPPPYTTSHSIHLAQPSGFLVSPQYFAYPLQQEPPLPGKSCPDFSSS, from the exons ATGAGGGCACTGCTGGCGCTTTGCCTTCTCCTTGGCTGGCTGCGCTGGGGCCCGGCGGGCGCCCAGCAGTCCGGAGAGTACTGCCACGGCTGGGTGGACGTGCAGGGCAACTACCACGAGGGCTTCCAGTGCCCAGAGGACTTCGACACGCTGGACGCTACCATCTGCTGCGGCTCCTGCGCGCTCCGCTACTGTTGCGCCGCGGCCGACGCCAGGCTGGAGCAGGGCGGCTGCACCAACGACCGCCGCGAACTGGAGCACCCAGGCATCACTGCGC AGCCTGTCTACGTCCCCTTTCTCATCGTCGGCTCCATCTTCATTGCGTTCATCATCCTGGGCTCTGTAGTGGCTATTTATTGTTGCACCTGTTTGAGACCCAAGGAGCCCTCGCAGCAGCCAATCCGCTTCTCACTCCGCAGCTATCAGACAGAGACCCTGCCCATGATCCTGACCTCCACCAGCCCCAGGGCACCCTCCCGGCAGTCCAGCACAGCCACGAGCTCCAGCTCCACAGGCGGCTCCATCCGCAGGTTCTCCTTTGCCAGGGCTGAGCCGGGCTGCCTGGTGCCCTCACCGCCCCCGCCATACACCACCAGCCACTCAATCCACCTGGCTCAGCCATCTGGTTTCCTGGTGTCACCCCAGTATTTCGCTTACCCCCTCCAGCAGGAGCCCCCACTGCCTGGGAAGAGCTGTCCAGACTTCAGTTCCAGTTGA